A single Streptomyces sp. Edi2 DNA region contains:
- a CDS encoding alpha/beta fold hydrolase codes for MIPPARRTAHLCALAALVLTPLPAVPAQAAAPPAALRFGACPDSVPAPPAPEHVECARLSVPLDWDRPQGQHIELSLSRVRASGTPAERRGALLVNPGGPGGSGLPYAVTKRAKLPAGVRRSYDVIGFDPRGVGRSAPADCGTMGGLFAAPGADPVPVAPATERTYLTSLRNMADDCAAGAKHALPYLSTEQTVRDMDAIRVALGERKTNFLGVSYGTYLGAAYAARFPHRTGRMVLDSVVGPWDWYDFDVVQSRALLRQRDRFFAWAADHHEHFRLGGDAHRTRRAYLRVREELAARPVNGFGPAEFDRAVYRALGRTERWSGLADGLRAYLDDGVVDGLRPDSAFDGPDSRNYEAANRIVKCADGPAPAPRRIIADLRHTRSLDPQPVLTGMEASTCAYWQHHPARRTPLGSRDAPPALLVASAHDPVTPIEGAHQLQRLLPGSRLLTLDNDFSHGVFASRGNACVDHAAAAYLVGGRTPEADVRCEGPGLPAVS; via the coding sequence GTGATTCCTCCCGCACGCCGCACGGCCCACCTGTGCGCGCTGGCAGCCCTCGTCCTCACCCCGCTCCCCGCCGTACCAGCCCAGGCAGCGGCACCCCCGGCCGCACTCCGCTTCGGCGCCTGTCCCGACTCCGTTCCCGCTCCGCCGGCGCCGGAGCACGTCGAGTGCGCCCGGCTGAGCGTGCCGCTGGACTGGGACCGGCCCCAGGGACAGCACATCGAACTGTCCCTCTCCCGGGTGCGCGCCTCGGGCACCCCTGCCGAACGGCGCGGTGCCCTGCTGGTCAACCCCGGCGGCCCGGGCGGCTCCGGGCTGCCGTACGCGGTCACGAAGCGGGCCAAACTCCCGGCGGGCGTGCGGCGTTCGTACGACGTCATCGGCTTTGACCCGCGCGGCGTCGGACGGAGCGCTCCCGCCGACTGCGGCACCATGGGCGGCCTCTTCGCCGCCCCGGGCGCGGACCCCGTACCGGTCGCCCCCGCCACCGAGCGGACGTACCTGACCTCGCTCCGGAACATGGCCGACGACTGCGCAGCGGGCGCGAAGCACGCGCTGCCGTACCTCTCCACGGAACAGACCGTGCGGGACATGGACGCGATACGCGTCGCGCTCGGCGAGCGGAAGACGAACTTCCTCGGCGTCTCCTACGGCACCTATCTCGGCGCCGCCTATGCGGCACGCTTCCCGCACCGCACCGGGCGCATGGTCCTCGACAGCGTGGTCGGGCCTTGGGACTGGTACGACTTCGACGTCGTGCAGAGCCGCGCGCTCCTGCGGCAGCGGGACCGGTTCTTCGCCTGGGCCGCCGATCACCACGAGCACTTCCGGCTGGGCGGCGACGCGCACCGGACCCGCCGGGCCTACCTGCGCGTGCGCGAAGAGCTCGCCGCCCGCCCGGTGAACGGCTTCGGCCCCGCGGAGTTCGACCGCGCCGTCTACCGTGCGCTGGGCCGCACGGAACGCTGGTCCGGCCTCGCCGACGGACTGCGCGCGTATCTGGACGACGGCGTCGTCGACGGCCTCCGGCCCGACAGCGCCTTCGACGGCCCGGACTCACGCAACTACGAGGCCGCCAACCGCATCGTCAAGTGCGCCGACGGCCCCGCCCCCGCACCGCGGCGGATCATCGCGGACCTCCGCCACACCCGCAGTCTCGACCCCCAGCCGGTACTGACCGGCATGGAAGCCTCCACCTGCGCCTACTGGCAGCACCACCCCGCCCGCCGCACCCCGCTCGGCAGCCGCGACGCGCCACCGGCCTTGCTGGTGGCCTCGGCCCACGACCCCGTCACCCCCATCGAGGGAGCACACCAGCTGCAGCGCCTGCTCCCCGGCTCGCGCCTGCTGACCCTCGACAACGACTTCTCCCACGGCGTGTTCGCCAGCCGCGGCAACGCCTGCGTGGACCACGCCGCGGCGGCGTATCTCGTCGGCGGCAGGACGCCGGAGGCGGACGTGCGCTGCGAAGGCCCCGGGCTGCCGGCGGTGTCCTGA
- a CDS encoding VOC family protein, producing the protein MPAIKKFQVTFDCAEPERLARFWCEVLGYVVPPPPEGFATWDEFKCAQPPEQRDSWFACSDPSGVGPRLYFQRVPEGKRAKNRVHLDVRVGTGLVGPERLAALEAECARLIPLGAVHVQTLYDGDDSCIPMLDIEGNEFCID; encoded by the coding sequence ATGCCAGCGATCAAGAAGTTCCAAGTCACCTTCGACTGCGCAGAACCTGAGCGCCTCGCTCGTTTCTGGTGCGAGGTGTTGGGGTACGTCGTGCCGCCGCCACCGGAGGGGTTTGCCACCTGGGACGAATTCAAGTGCGCGCAGCCACCTGAGCAGCGGGATTCATGGTTCGCCTGCAGTGATCCCTCTGGTGTGGGCCCGCGACTGTATTTCCAGCGCGTCCCCGAAGGGAAGAGAGCCAAGAACCGGGTGCATCTTGATGTGCGGGTCGGCACCGGACTCGTCGGGCCGGAGCGACTGGCCGCACTTGAGGCCGAATGCGCACGGCTGATCCCGCTCGGCGCGGTACACGTGCAAACGCTGTATGACGGCGATGATTCGTGCATCCCGATGCTGGACATCGAGGGCAACGAGTTCTGTATCGACTGA
- a CDS encoding cysteine synthase family protein, translating to MTVTDAGPAVARPELLTLLGRTPLVRITTELAGPHPGFWAKLEGLGAGGMKARAAVSMLLGARERGELRPGAPVVESTSGTLGIGLAFAGQALGHPVVLVGDSELEPSMRQLLRAHGVRLELVDRPAPEGGWQAARLARLRELLAVLPGAYWPDQYNNPDNNTGYASLAAELAVQLDHADVLVCSVGTGGHSAGIIAPLRRHWPALRLIGVDATGSTIFGQPARPRLMRGLGSSIHPRNVAYDTFDEVHWVGPAEAVDSCRRLARGSFVSGGWSTGAVARVAAWASRVHPGAVVATVFPDGPHRYLGTVFDDDFTAAHGLAPSTAAVRPVEIPHPGAAEAVGWARCTRIADPLRAATPPSERNP from the coding sequence GTGACCGTGACAGACGCCGGGCCGGCCGTCGCCCGCCCGGAGCTGCTGACCCTGCTCGGCCGCACTCCGCTGGTGCGCATCACCACCGAGCTGGCGGGCCCGCACCCCGGTTTCTGGGCCAAGCTCGAAGGGCTCGGCGCGGGCGGTATGAAGGCGCGGGCCGCGGTGTCCATGCTGCTGGGCGCCCGCGAGCGCGGTGAACTGCGGCCCGGCGCCCCGGTGGTGGAGTCCACGTCCGGCACGCTCGGCATCGGGCTGGCCTTCGCCGGACAGGCCCTCGGCCACCCCGTCGTGCTGGTCGGCGACAGTGAATTGGAGCCCTCCATGCGGCAGTTGCTGCGTGCCCACGGGGTGCGCCTGGAACTCGTGGACCGGCCCGCTCCGGAAGGCGGCTGGCAGGCGGCCCGGCTCGCCCGGCTGCGGGAACTGCTCGCGGTGCTGCCCGGCGCCTACTGGCCCGACCAGTACAACAACCCCGACAACAACACCGGATACGCCTCCCTCGCCGCCGAACTCGCCGTGCAGCTGGACCACGCCGACGTCCTGGTGTGCAGCGTCGGTACCGGCGGACACAGCGCCGGGATCATCGCCCCGCTGCGCCGGCACTGGCCCGCCCTGCGGCTGATCGGCGTCGACGCCACCGGGTCGACGATCTTCGGCCAGCCGGCCCGCCCGAGGCTGATGCGCGGACTGGGCAGCAGCATCCACCCGCGCAACGTCGCCTACGACACCTTCGACGAAGTCCACTGGGTCGGCCCCGCCGAGGCGGTGGACAGCTGCCGCCGCCTGGCCCGCGGCAGCTTCGTCAGCGGCGGCTGGAGCACGGGGGCAGTGGCACGCGTCGCCGCATGGGCCTCCCGTGTGCACCCGGGCGCGGTGGTCGCGACCGTCTTTCCCGACGGACCGCACCGCTACCTCGGCACGGTCTTCGACGACGACTTCACCGCCGCGCACGGCCTGGCCCCGTCCACCGCGGCCGTCCGGCCCGTCGAGATCCCGCACCCCGGCGCGGCCGAGGCCGTCGGCTGGGCGCGGTGCACGCGCATCGCCGACCCGCTCCGGGCGGCCACACCCCCTTCGGAAAGGAATCCATGA
- the rpsR gene encoding 30S ribosomal protein S18, producing MPRRSDPRKPLKARPNPLDQAGITYVDYKDTDLLRKFISDRGKIRSRRVTRVTAQQQRQLARAIKNAREMALLPYAPR from the coding sequence ATGCCCCGCCGCTCCGACCCCCGCAAGCCCCTCAAGGCACGTCCCAACCCGCTCGACCAGGCCGGCATCACCTACGTCGACTACAAGGACACCGACCTGCTGAGGAAGTTCATCTCCGACCGCGGCAAGATCCGCAGCCGTCGGGTCACCCGGGTCACCGCACAGCAGCAGCGGCAGCTGGCCCGCGCCATCAAGAACGCCCGCGAGATGGCGCTGCTCCCGTACGCGCCCCGGTAG
- a CDS encoding DUF1648 domain-containing protein: protein MLLSSPARLWLLPNAALLTAASIWGIVRYPHLPGRIPQHIGIDGVDAWTNRSVGSAFALVFVHIGVTVLLTACAELTLRVTPSSELPDDIAPAGNGPFGNGPARSSLNRPRTRASAVRSARALLALNACVGISLLIGCAVLWRSTPERDVSGWLFTAMVVPILAGTALTVASALRDRRTPAYEGPSRN from the coding sequence ATGCTCTTGTCATCTCCCGCACGACTGTGGCTCCTCCCCAACGCCGCTCTCCTGACCGCGGCGTCCATCTGGGGCATCGTCCGCTATCCGCATCTGCCGGGTCGGATACCGCAGCACATCGGCATCGACGGGGTGGACGCCTGGACGAACCGGTCTGTCGGCAGCGCCTTCGCGCTCGTATTCGTGCACATCGGCGTGACTGTTCTGCTGACCGCCTGTGCCGAGCTGACACTGCGGGTAACTCCGAGTTCCGAACTCCCGGACGACATTGCACCAGCCGGCAATGGGCCATTCGGCAATGGGCCGGCGAGGTCGTCGCTCAACCGGCCTCGCACCCGCGCCTCCGCCGTCCGGTCCGCCCGGGCATTGCTGGCACTCAACGCTTGCGTGGGCATCTCGCTCCTGATCGGCTGCGCAGTTCTGTGGCGTTCCACGCCGGAACGAGACGTATCCGGGTGGCTGTTCACCGCGATGGTCGTGCCGATCCTCGCCGGGACTGCTCTGACGGTGGCCTCCGCCCTTCGCGATCGCCGAACACCTGCATACGAAGGGCCGTCCCGTAACTGA
- a CDS encoding alpha/beta hydrolase, which yields MRVVFVHGACVKDGSWWWHHTAELLAERNVACEAPALPSCGETGEPTSAQGPGLAEDVAAVRGVLTASDEPTVVVAHSYGGIVTAEAAAGVEAVRHLLLVSSYLPEAGQSLSSFGGQEPAPFLDIDPEGGTFTVRPDALAETFLQDCGPEIQRQAMDKTARQSLTVLEQPVQSAAWQHVAATYLVCAQDRGTPAELQREFARRAGSVVELDAGHHPFLSQPAAVRDLVLSL from the coding sequence ATGAGAGTCGTTTTCGTGCATGGGGCATGCGTCAAGGACGGATCGTGGTGGTGGCACCACACCGCTGAGCTGCTGGCCGAGCGGAACGTCGCCTGCGAGGCGCCCGCCCTGCCGAGTTGCGGCGAGACGGGTGAGCCGACAAGCGCGCAAGGCCCGGGGCTGGCGGAGGACGTCGCCGCGGTCCGCGGGGTGCTGACGGCGAGCGACGAGCCGACCGTCGTGGTCGCCCACAGCTACGGCGGCATCGTCACCGCAGAGGCAGCGGCAGGCGTCGAGGCTGTGCGCCATCTGTTGCTCGTGTCCAGCTACCTGCCCGAGGCCGGGCAGAGCCTCTCCTCGTTCGGCGGCCAGGAGCCCGCCCCGTTCCTCGACATCGATCCCGAGGGTGGCACGTTCACCGTCCGGCCGGACGCCCTGGCCGAGACATTCCTCCAAGACTGCGGTCCGGAGATCCAGCGACAGGCCATGGACAAGACGGCCCGGCAGAGCCTGACGGTCCTCGAGCAGCCGGTGCAGTCCGCGGCCTGGCAGCACGTGGCCGCGACGTACCTCGTCTGCGCACAGGACCGCGGCACCCCCGCCGAGCTCCAACGCGAGTTCGCCCGCCGGGCCGGCAGCGTCGTGGAACTGGACGCCGGCCACCACCCGTTCCTGTCCCAGCCGGCCGCCGTCCGCGACCTCGTGCTGAGCTTGTGA
- a CDS encoding class I SAM-dependent methyltransferase, producing MTSTTATTDAARNLLTDNPELYEARFPDPGRLAGRWTEDCLRRHGAGPRLLDMGCGTGRDAAHLHGAGRKVTGADLSETMLAYARTHHAGPEYVHADLHRFDVGRDGFDAVVCLDSALLYCHTNDQVDGFLSSCRRALVPGGLLVAEMRNGAYFLGRTDLLDAPTVSRFTWQGTAYRSTTTLTVDRTAQLLRRTRTWTADDGSTACEQRSAWRLLFPQEMRQVLAAHGFEVLELHDGPGPRTEPAWSEGRLPGRTADADRLHLVARLVAPR from the coding sequence ATGACCTCCACGACGGCCACGACGGACGCCGCCCGCAACCTGCTCACCGACAACCCCGAGCTCTACGAGGCCCGCTTCCCCGACCCCGGCCGGCTCGCCGGACGCTGGACGGAGGACTGCCTGCGGCGGCACGGCGCCGGTCCGCGCCTCCTCGACATGGGCTGCGGCACCGGCCGCGACGCCGCCCATCTGCACGGCGCCGGCCGCAAGGTGACCGGAGCCGACCTGTCGGAGACGATGCTCGCCTACGCCCGTACGCACCACGCCGGGCCGGAGTACGTCCACGCCGACCTGCACCGATTCGACGTCGGCCGGGACGGGTTCGACGCGGTGGTCTGCCTGGACAGCGCCCTCCTGTACTGCCACACCAACGACCAGGTGGACGGGTTCCTGTCCTCCTGCCGCCGCGCGCTGGTCCCCGGCGGCCTGCTGGTCGCGGAGATGCGCAACGGCGCGTACTTCCTGGGCCGTACCGACCTGCTCGACGCGCCCACCGTCAGCCGGTTCACCTGGCAGGGCACCGCGTACCGCTCGACCACCACCCTCACCGTGGACCGCACGGCCCAGCTCCTGCGCCGTACGCGCACCTGGACCGCCGACGACGGATCAACGGCATGCGAGCAGCGCTCCGCCTGGCGGCTGCTGTTCCCCCAGGAGATGCGGCAGGTACTCGCCGCGCACGGCTTCGAGGTCCTCGAACTGCACGACGGCCCCGGACCGCGCACCGAACCCGCCTGGAGCGAGGGGCGACTGCCGGGCCGGACGGCCGACGCCGACCGCCTGCACCTCGTCGCGCGACTCGTCGCCCCCCGCTGA
- a CDS encoding DUF6445 family protein, whose protein sequence is MPLRPSPLPVLPYRKPTRGRDYWVLDDVLPDPAAVRERCLARNDWTEGYPHKPESWPGLRSMPALEPDELAHVEKLVRKATGAPKIWAERLASGGTFHHNCVQVVGEGECEPRPHTDSRTLCRYAAVLYLNPLAPKDVGTSFYRQCLPGGSLGGNQVAAPYNNLVDALGTRFVAADSFVEDIRVPHRTNRLLLYSANLIHTATGYCGTTLEEKRMTAVFFWMT, encoded by the coding sequence ATGCCTCTACGCCCCTCCCCTCTACCGGTCCTGCCGTACCGCAAACCGACCCGTGGCCGGGACTACTGGGTGCTGGACGATGTGCTGCCGGACCCGGCAGCCGTACGGGAGCGCTGCCTGGCCCGGAACGATTGGACCGAGGGCTACCCCCACAAGCCCGAGAGCTGGCCCGGCCTGCGCAGCATGCCCGCGCTGGAGCCGGATGAGCTGGCGCACGTCGAGAAACTGGTGAGAAAGGCGACCGGGGCCCCGAAGATCTGGGCCGAACGTCTCGCGAGCGGCGGCACGTTCCACCACAACTGCGTCCAGGTCGTCGGTGAGGGCGAGTGCGAGCCGCGTCCTCACACCGACTCCCGCACCCTGTGCCGCTATGCGGCCGTGCTGTACCTCAACCCCCTGGCACCCAAGGACGTCGGCACGAGCTTCTACCGCCAGTGCCTGCCGGGCGGCTCACTCGGCGGCAACCAGGTGGCCGCGCCGTACAACAACCTGGTCGACGCCCTCGGTACCCGCTTCGTCGCAGCGGACTCCTTCGTCGAGGACATCCGTGTCCCGCACCGCACCAACCGTCTGCTGCTCTACTCCGCGAATTTGATTCACACGGCCACCGGCTACTGCGGCACCACCCTGGAGGAGAAGCGGATGACGGCGGTTTTCTTCTGGATGACCTGA
- a CDS encoding ATP-grasp domain-containing protein: MAHLLVVESWVGSMSRLLPRAIRESGHEFTFLTRDLHHYLRSAPEGTAHPLLAARHVITADTNDTATLIPLVERLHAALGFDGVVTSCDYYLPAVARIAGHLGLPGPSPEAVENACRKDATRRVLADAGLPGPRFAVHEEWADLAGAAREIGYPLVVKPIDLCAGMYVRRVDDESQLASVVRDLADFPVNARGQRRAPVVLLEEMLDGPEVSVETVSHAGAVHVVGVTDKSIGGAPAFIETGHMFPAALSAADAEAAERTALAALTALGLTDGVVAHTEIKLTSGGPRVVEVNPRPAGNRITELIRHVMGIDLAAAFVDVALGRAPDLRRTDTGVRSAAIGFLVPHTAGTLVSLEAGPLRDAPDVLEVQLAEPGRQVKAAGSNNAYLGHVMAGAPEGTGARDRVEDLLAELRSGLVIR, encoded by the coding sequence GTGGCTCATCTACTGGTGGTCGAGAGCTGGGTCGGATCGATGAGCAGGCTGCTGCCACGGGCGATCAGGGAGAGCGGGCACGAGTTCACCTTCCTCACCCGTGACCTGCACCACTACCTGCGCTCCGCCCCCGAGGGCACGGCGCACCCGCTCCTCGCCGCCCGCCATGTGATCACCGCGGACACCAACGACACCGCGACGCTGATTCCCCTGGTGGAGCGGCTGCACGCGGCCCTGGGGTTCGACGGCGTGGTCACGTCCTGCGACTACTACCTGCCGGCCGTGGCGCGGATCGCCGGCCACCTGGGCCTGCCCGGCCCGAGCCCCGAGGCTGTCGAGAACGCCTGCCGCAAGGACGCCACCCGCCGCGTCCTCGCCGACGCCGGGCTGCCCGGTCCGCGCTTCGCCGTCCACGAGGAGTGGGCCGACCTCGCGGGCGCCGCGCGGGAGATCGGCTATCCGCTGGTCGTCAAACCCATCGACCTGTGCGCGGGCATGTATGTACGACGAGTGGATGATGAATCCCAACTTGCCTCTGTGGTACGCGACTTGGCCGACTTTCCGGTCAATGCACGCGGGCAGCGGCGGGCGCCCGTGGTGCTGCTGGAGGAGATGCTGGACGGCCCCGAGGTGAGCGTCGAGACCGTCTCGCACGCGGGCGCGGTCCATGTGGTCGGTGTGACCGACAAGAGCATCGGCGGGGCGCCGGCCTTCATCGAGACCGGCCACATGTTCCCCGCGGCGCTGTCCGCCGCGGACGCGGAGGCCGCCGAGCGGACCGCGCTGGCGGCACTCACGGCGCTCGGCCTGACCGACGGGGTCGTGGCGCACACCGAGATCAAGCTGACCTCCGGCGGCCCGCGCGTGGTCGAGGTCAATCCGCGCCCCGCGGGGAACCGGATCACCGAGCTCATCCGCCACGTGATGGGTATCGATCTGGCCGCGGCCTTCGTGGACGTCGCGCTGGGCCGCGCCCCCGACCTCCGGCGTACCGACACCGGGGTGCGCAGCGCCGCCATCGGCTTCCTCGTACCGCACACCGCCGGCACCCTCGTATCCCTGGAGGCCGGCCCGCTACGGGACGCACCGGACGTGCTGGAGGTCCAGCTCGCCGAGCCCGGCCGTCAGGTCAAGGCGGCGGGCAGCAACAACGCGTACCTGGGGCACGTCATGGCGGGCGCCCCGGAGGGCACCGGCGCCCGCGACCGGGTCGAGGACCTGCTCGCCGAACTGCGGTCCGGGCTGGTGATCCGATGA
- a CDS encoding DUF364 domain-containing protein, with protein sequence MTSAAAASVRGTTYDELIRRTLAGELGRDPAGQRIEVAFTTRQAVRHAGRGTGYRNEVLSLRLGGAVGSCAVEPGALSDDAVEECVGADVARLLEHPLPPVRVAALDAYLMHTAPHTPDHGAWPVPLPAGTSLEKSRARAGAVVELVDLPPGAVVLVVGVVNSLLEALRSRGFSYVPCDLKGGTTEWGEPVVTDALGAAGRCDALLVSGMTLGNGTFEPLREHALRHGKQLVMFAQTGSAILPRFLGHGVSAVCAEPYPFFWLDGGPGTVHRYRADRPGGTP encoded by the coding sequence ATGACCTCCGCCGCCGCGGCGTCCGTCCGCGGGACGACGTACGACGAGCTCATACGGCGCACCCTGGCCGGCGAGCTGGGCCGGGATCCCGCCGGTCAGCGGATCGAGGTGGCCTTCACCACGCGGCAGGCCGTACGGCACGCCGGGCGCGGCACCGGGTACCGCAACGAAGTGCTCAGTCTGCGGCTGGGTGGGGCCGTCGGCTCGTGCGCGGTCGAGCCCGGTGCGCTGTCCGACGACGCGGTCGAGGAGTGTGTGGGCGCCGACGTGGCGCGGCTGCTGGAGCATCCGCTGCCGCCGGTACGGGTCGCGGCACTCGATGCCTATCTGATGCACACCGCCCCGCACACTCCGGACCACGGAGCCTGGCCGGTGCCGTTGCCGGCCGGGACGTCACTGGAGAAGTCCCGGGCTCGGGCCGGGGCCGTCGTCGAGCTCGTCGACCTGCCACCGGGTGCGGTCGTGCTCGTGGTCGGCGTCGTCAACTCCCTTCTGGAAGCGCTGCGTTCGCGGGGATTCAGTTATGTGCCGTGCGACCTCAAGGGCGGGACGACGGAGTGGGGCGAACCGGTCGTCACCGACGCGCTCGGCGCGGCCGGGCGGTGCGACGCGCTGCTGGTGTCCGGGATGACGCTGGGCAACGGGACCTTCGAGCCGCTGCGGGAGCACGCGCTGCGGCACGGCAAGCAGCTGGTGATGTTCGCCCAGACCGGTAGCGCGATCCTGCCGCGCTTCCTCGGCCACGGGGTGAGCGCGGTGTGCGCGGAGCCCTACCCGTTCTTCTGGCTGGACGGCGGCCCCGGCACCGTCCACCGCTACCGCGCGGACCGTCCCGGAGGTACCCCGTGA
- a CDS encoding MFS transporter, which produces MKTWHEMRRFPLAVQLLLVNQLGVNTGFYLLIPYLATHLDENLGLSAAVVGVVLGVRNLSQQGLFLIGGSASDRLGARGVIIAGCALRTVGFALFALGDGLPLLLAASVLSGLAGALFNPAVRAYLAQEADARKAEAFALFNMFATTGALIGPLLGSALLLVDFRTSALTAAGIFAALTVAQALVLPARQVKPSEGTVLADWREVLGNRAFLAFALAMVGMFTLQNQLYLLLPDGARRATGWDGAAGLVFLVGTVSNLALQLRITRALTSRGSRARWIIVGLSLMGLAFLPPALVADTGSPGWPDAVPVLLGALLLYLGVMVAQPFVMELIPGFGRPELTGTYFGIFYVVSGIAAAVGNTVVGWAMDTGARDDAGWLPWVCCSLFGLASALGVVWLRRHGSLPAPHKPTPQKPAAAATA; this is translated from the coding sequence GTGAAGACGTGGCATGAGATGCGCCGCTTCCCGCTCGCGGTCCAGCTCCTGCTGGTCAACCAGCTCGGCGTCAACACCGGCTTCTACCTCCTCATCCCCTACCTCGCCACCCATCTCGACGAGAACCTGGGCCTCTCGGCGGCCGTCGTCGGAGTTGTCCTCGGCGTACGCAACCTCAGTCAGCAGGGCCTTTTCCTCATCGGCGGCTCCGCCTCCGACCGGCTCGGCGCGCGGGGCGTGATCATCGCCGGCTGTGCGCTGCGCACCGTCGGGTTCGCGCTGTTCGCCCTCGGCGACGGCCTGCCCCTGCTCCTCGCCGCTTCGGTACTCAGCGGCCTTGCCGGGGCACTGTTCAACCCGGCTGTGCGCGCCTACCTCGCCCAGGAGGCCGACGCCCGCAAGGCCGAGGCGTTCGCCCTGTTCAACATGTTCGCCACGACCGGCGCGCTGATCGGGCCGCTGCTGGGCAGCGCGCTGCTCCTGGTGGACTTCCGTACGTCCGCGCTGACCGCGGCCGGGATCTTCGCGGCCCTCACGGTCGCCCAGGCCCTGGTCCTCCCCGCCCGGCAGGTCAAGCCGAGTGAGGGCACCGTGCTGGCGGACTGGCGGGAAGTCCTGGGCAACCGGGCCTTCCTGGCCTTCGCCCTCGCCATGGTCGGCATGTTCACCCTGCAGAACCAGCTGTACCTGCTGCTGCCCGACGGGGCGCGACGCGCGACCGGCTGGGACGGCGCGGCGGGCCTCGTCTTCCTCGTCGGCACCGTGTCCAACCTCGCCCTCCAACTGCGCATCACCCGTGCACTCACCTCCCGTGGCAGCCGGGCCCGCTGGATCATCGTCGGCCTCTCCCTGATGGGCCTGGCGTTCCTGCCGCCGGCCCTGGTGGCGGACACCGGCTCCCCCGGTTGGCCCGACGCCGTGCCCGTCCTGCTCGGTGCCCTCCTGCTCTACCTCGGCGTGATGGTCGCCCAGCCCTTCGTGATGGAGCTGATCCCCGGCTTCGGCCGGCCCGAGCTGACCGGCACGTACTTCGGGATCTTCTACGTCGTCTCGGGCATCGCCGCCGCCGTCGGCAACACGGTCGTCGGCTGGGCCATGGACACCGGAGCACGGGACGACGCCGGCTGGCTGCCCTGGGTGTGCTGCTCACTGTTCGGACTCGCCTCCGCCCTGGGCGTGGTCTGGCTGCGGCGGCACGGCTCGCTGCCGGCGCCGCACAAACCGACACCGCAGAAACCCGCGGCAGCGGCGACGGCCTGA
- a CDS encoding dipeptide epimerase translates to MKSGLRTVRLELTEPLRISRATLSAREAVWLTVEHDGLRGHGEAVTSVYYGLDAATLRQRFFAVGTDLARFPDPESALEALRTGELAGPPDTPPAVTATVDAALLDLVGKRADRPVHRLLGTHVAPVAATARTIGITSPLRAAAQARCLAASGFEVIKVKAGTPDPEDDVERVRVIRDAAPGTRLLLDPNGAWSTAQATALLPRFADLGVEAVEQPLAPGDPDALGALAEKSPLPVIADEDAVGFDDAQRLAGRVQGINVKLAKCGGVHAALRIAELIDGSGTELMLGCLTASSLGLAPAVHLADRARWADLDGHLLLAHDPWTGIGGQDGCVRAGALPGLGVELREVGREDVA, encoded by the coding sequence ATGAAGTCCGGCTTGCGCACCGTACGCCTCGAACTCACCGAGCCGCTGCGCATCTCCCGCGCCACCCTGTCCGCCCGTGAGGCCGTGTGGCTCACCGTCGAACACGACGGTCTGCGCGGCCACGGAGAGGCGGTGACGAGCGTCTACTACGGGCTCGACGCCGCAACGCTCCGGCAACGCTTCTTCGCCGTCGGCACGGATCTCGCCCGCTTTCCCGATCCCGAGAGCGCCCTGGAGGCCCTGCGGACGGGCGAGTTGGCCGGGCCGCCGGACACTCCCCCGGCCGTGACCGCCACCGTGGACGCCGCGCTGCTCGACCTGGTCGGCAAGCGGGCGGACCGTCCCGTGCACCGGCTCCTCGGTACGCACGTAGCTCCGGTTGCCGCCACGGCCCGGACCATCGGCATCACCTCGCCCCTGCGCGCCGCCGCACAGGCCCGGTGCCTCGCCGCGAGCGGCTTCGAGGTGATCAAGGTCAAGGCGGGCACACCCGATCCCGAGGACGATGTGGAGCGCGTCCGCGTCATCCGCGACGCGGCGCCCGGGACGCGGCTGCTGCTCGATCCGAACGGCGCCTGGAGCACGGCACAGGCCACGGCCCTGCTGCCACGGTTCGCGGACCTGGGCGTCGAAGCCGTGGAACAGCCGCTTGCTCCGGGTGACCCCGACGCGCTGGGCGCCCTTGCCGAGAAGTCGCCCCTGCCGGTCATCGCCGACGAGGACGCCGTCGGCTTCGACGACGCCCAGCGGCTGGCCGGACGGGTCCAGGGCATCAACGTCAAGCTCGCCAAGTGCGGTGGCGTCCACGCGGCGCTGCGGATCGCCGAGTTGATCGACGGCAGCGGCACCGAGCTGATGCTCGGCTGCCTGACCGCCAGCAGTCTCGGCTTGGCGCCCGCCGTGCACCTCGCCGACCGCGCCCGCTGGGCCGACCTCGACGGACATCTGCTGCTCGCGCACGACCCGTGGACCGGGATCGGGGGCCAGGACGGCTGCGTACGCGCCGGTGCCCTGCCCGGGCTGGGCGTGGAGCTGCGGGAGGTGGGCCGTGAAGACGTGGCATGA